One Purpureocillium takamizusanense chromosome 12, complete sequence DNA window includes the following coding sequences:
- a CDS encoding Non-specific serine/threonine protein kinase (COG:T~EggNog:ENOG503NTWD) — protein MDSSSQCSESGQPQPQLHPQHPQPVHHTTALPPLHAHIPPSASLPLRTAPTTPVSSPGLFSPRHLPTTSISESNTPALAAGSPYLHPLQTHRVRETHKALIDSDITTGRKSINQYEVIEEIGRGMHGKVKLARNTSTGENVAIKIIPRFSKKRRLGRVTAMSPQDKTKKEIAILKKIRHPNVVALLEVIDDPELKKIYMVLEHVELGEIVWRKKGLPHICQYERRRIEREIRGEAPTVEEEQYNQMMERRQALKELKRAKMAQHFPGPSDYWSVEHGAADESGSSAGQWSRIPSREDFAVTDGHSSPPGSRRSSLVPSRSLSITSIALAPTELDENVDWPEDIETPVPQSTATTALEGTMYGAYAEEGAFRGRSPSVADSIISHMSSVDWNPRAHDPFAEDFSFVPCFTLDQARSTFRDTVLGLEYLHYQGVVHRDIKPANLLWSKEHRVKISDFGVSYFGRPIRDGELDETVSESEAKDFDDDLELAKTVGTPAFFAPELCYTDIDKQEQPKVSEQIDVWSLGVTLYCLIYARIPFLAEDEFQMFRKIATEEVHISRRRLKPVDPSTSPSATSLYKRQNAHPYRDDNDLEYEDVDNLLYDLLRQMLVKNPEKRIRLRDIKRHPWVVQGISNVVGWLDDTDPARPSCGRKIQVDEKDMSFAVVPLNFLERARSAMKKAVGKVIHPLVERSDSRSRRRATSSAASSAGDSMLKHTAPPTQYSNERRASIRGDDYFSQAAKDPSVAHHDAPLTPSADFQAESVEYDPLATVLPPLEKPQGVISTESRHLVAGQTGCSTRFQRHNVQHKMNHTFLSLVPPLPQTQSTPATPSSERQHRDALHDGDFARRTSRKLEQHLEDNGRSISVDRTIFASSDKRAHAQVGLTNATVPGNIQGPRHSRSMRSVDLGRGKYPHTTTPSPLSSSPKTTAPYQHGQPNSDPNFNTRQHLRLDERPQTAHRPENTASSRQTEYRVSSSPERLAAQPVPADPVNIPCPPSPEPEDWAAHSGVPPRGNTMTSCKSSSMESMECMGTPLTSPSETTSPIATDIPPKNAPQHMLIYQSDPSLPALLSGASSISADIEGELLCKPGVVNSRSPRLDSCDQTPPALTKDALAMDQDRVFQNGTAMESGPLAVHLPAAEPQSPSTVAADSQPDDADEDASDDDILVMAKSRKRTSLLPKTSPSRPFEAKRRDTGASTASNETAKKVPVYDDGSSQQEL, from the exons ATGGACTCCTCCTCGCAATGCTCGGAGTCGGGCCAGCCGCAACCGCAGCTGCACCCGCAGCACCCGCAGCCCGTCCACCACACGActgcgctgccgccgctgcacgccCACATCCCTCCGTCCGCCTCTCTGCCGTTGAGAACCGCTCCAACCACGCCCGTTTCCTCCCCCGGCCTGTTCAGCCCTCGTCATCTCCCGACCACGTCCATCAGCGAGAGCAATACGCCCGCTCTCGCGGCCGGGAGCCCGTATCTGCACCCGCTGCAGACGCACCGAGTTCGAGA GACGCACAAGGCCCTCATCGATTCCGACATCACCACCGGCCGCAAGTCCATCAATCAGTATGAAGTCATCGAAGAAATCGGCCGCGGCATGCATGGCAAGGTCAAACTTGCCCGCAACACCTCGACCGGCGAGAATGTCGCCATTAAGATCATTCCACGCTTTTCTAAGAAGCGAAGGCTTGGCAGGGTCACAGCTATGTCCCCTCAGGACAAGACGAAGAAGGAGATCGCCATCCTGAAGAAGATCCGTCACCCCAATGTTGTTGCCCTTCTCGAAGTCATCGATGATCCCGAGCTTAAGAAGATATACATGGTCCTTGAACACGTGGAGCTGGGCGAGATCGTATGGCGCAAGAAGGGCCTGCCCCACATCTGCCAATACGAGCGCCGGCGCATCGAGCGCGAGAtccgaggagaagctcccACGGTCGAGGAGGAACAGTACAATCAGATGATGGAGCGTCGGCAGGCCCTCAAAGAACTCAAGCGGGCCAAGATGGCGCAGCATTTTCCTGGCCCCTCCGACTACTGGAGCGTCGAGCACGGTGCTGCGGACGAAAGTGGTAGCAGCGCTGGTCAGTGGTCGCGCATCCCCTCGCGCGAAGATTTTGCCGTCACCGACGGGCattcgtcgccgccggggtcACGCCGATCGTCGCTGGTGCCCTCTCGCTCGCTATCCATCACGTCGATAGCCTTGGCGCCCACCGAGCTTGATGAGAACGTCGACTGGCCCGAGGACATCGAGACGCCTGTTCCGCAatcgacggccacgacggctcTCGAGGGCACCATGTATGGCGCCTATGCCGAAGAGGGCGCCTTCCGCGGGCGGTCTCCCAGTGTGGCAGACTCCATCATTTCCCACATGTCCTCGGTGGACTGGAACCCTCGCGCGCACGACCCGTTTGCCGAGGACTTTTCCTTCGTGCCTTGTTTCACGCTGGACCAGGCTCGATCCACGTTTCGGGACACGGTTTTGGGTCTAGAGTATCTGCACTACCAGGGAGTTGTGCACCGCGACATCAAGCCCGCCAACCTGCTCTGGAGCAAGGAGCACCGCGTCAAGATCTCCGACTTCGGCGTGTCCTACTTCGGTCGGCCCATTCGCGACGGCGAGTTAGACGAGACTGTGTCTGAATCGGAAGCTAAGGACTTCGATGACGACCTCGAACTCGCCAAGACAGTCGGCACGCCGGCTTTCTTTGCCCCCGAACTTTGCTACACCGACATCGACAAGCAGGAGCAGCCCAAGGTGTCCGAGCAGATCGATGTCTGGTCCCTCGGTGTTACCCTCTATTGTCTGATTTACGCCCGCATTCCtttcctcgccgaggacgagttcCAAATGTTCAGAAAGATTGCGACCGAAGAGGTCCACATCTCCCGGAGGCGCCTGAAGCCCGTCGACCCCTCCacatcgccgtcggccacgtcgtTGTACAAGCGGCAAAATGCGCACCCCTATCGTGACGACAATGACCTCGAGTACGAAGACGTCGACAACCTGCTGTACGATCTGTTGCGTCAGATGCTCGTCAAGAACCCCGAAAAGCGCATCCGGCTGCGTGATATCAAGCGCCATCCATGGGTCGTCCAGGGCATCTCCAATGTTGTTGGCTGGCTCGACGATACAGATCCTGCGAGACCGTCGTGTGGCAGGAAGATCCAGGTTGATGAGAAGGATATGTCCTTCGCCGTTGTGCCCTTAAActtcctcgagcgcgcgcgctccgCGATGAAGAAGGCAGTCGGCAAGGTCATACACCCTTTAGTAGAGCGGAGTGATAGCAGGTCTCGACGTCGGGCCACGAGCAGTGCAGCCAGCTCCGCCGGCGACAGCATGCTCAAACATACGGCGCCTCCTACGCAGTATTCGAACGAGAGACGTGCGAGTATACGCGGAGACGACTACTTTTCTCAAGCGGCCAAGGATCCTTCCGTTGCGCACCACGATGCGCCCTTGACACCGTCGGCCGATTTTCAAGCGGAAAGCGTCGAGTATGATCCTCTGGCAACTGTCCTGCCGCCTCTGGAAAAACCACAAGGCGTGATCTCTACCGAGTCGCGCCATCTGGTCGCCGGCCAGACTGGATGCAGCACGCGATTTCAGCGGCACAACGTGCAGCACAAGATGAACCACACCTTTTTGAGCCttgtgccgccgctgccccagACTCAATCTACGCCCGCCACGCCAAGCTCCGAGCGACAGCATCGTGATGCTCTCCATGACGGAGACTTTGCGAGACGGACGTCACGCAAATTGGAGCAGCATCTCGAGGACAATGGCCGATCGATTTCGGTCGACCGCACCATTTTCGCCTCCTCCGACAAGCGAGCCCATGCTCAGGTCGGCTTGACAAACGCAACTGTGCCGGGGAACATTCAAGGACCCCGGCATTCACGTTCGATGCGATCTGTGGATCTCGGCAGAGGCAAGTATCCTCATACCACGACCCCTTCGCCTCTGTCCAGCTCTCCAAAGACCACGGCTCCATACCAACACGGCCAGCCCAACTCGGACCCGAACTTCAACACGCGGCAACACCTGCGACTCGACGAAAGGCCACAGACGGCTCATCGTCCCGAGAACACCGCTAGCTCCAGACAAACAGAGTATCGAGTGTCGTCGAGCCCAGAAAGACTTGCAGCTCAGCCTGTGCCAGCCGATCCTGTCAATATCCCTTGCCCACCGTCGCCTGAACCTGAGGACTGGGCAGCGCACTCTGGAGTGCCACCGCGGGGCAACACCATGACATCATGCAAATCATCCAGCATGGAGTCAATGGAATGCATGGGCACACCTCTTACGAGTCCTAGCGAGACCACAAGTCCTATCGCGACGGATATTCCTCCCAAGAACGCTCCGCAACACATGCTTATCTACCAATCGGACCCGTCTCTTCCAGCACTGCTCAGCGGTGCCAGCTCCATCTCTGCTGACATCGAGGGTGAACTTCTTTGTAAACCCGGTGTCGTCAACAGCCGGTCGCCTCGACTTGACTCGTGTGACCAGACACCTCCGGCGTTGACCAAGGACGCTCTAGCGATGGACCAAGATCGGGTGTTCCAAAATGGCACCGCTATGGAGAGCGGGCCATTGGCTGTGCATCTTCCCGCAGCGGAGCCCCAGAGTCCATCTACTGTTGCGGCTGATTCGCAACcggacgatgccgatgaggaTGCAAGCGACGATGACATTCTCGTCATGGCCAAGTCACGCAAACGAACTTCGTTGCTTCCCAAGACGTCTCCCAGCCGGCCGTTTGAGGCAAAGCGACGCGACACGGGTGCCAGCACAGCCAGCAACGAGACTGCAAAGAAGGTACCCGtctacgacgacggctcgtcCCAGCAAGAGCTATAA
- a CDS encoding uncharacterized protein (COG:S~EggNog:ENOG503P58C), with protein sequence MQPPNMSFRQSASNIRVDDGHILRASIKNDDGDWVDSEIDLNTFIGNNNGRFEWGGENYSHSAEDISFRMEGENEETPVLRARLRDVDGNPHDADINLDERVGNDNGNFVFGEH encoded by the exons ATGCAACCGCCCAACATGTCTTTCCGTCAATCTGCATCCAACAtccgggtcgacgacggccataTCCTTCGCGCGTCTATTAAgaacgatgacggcgactGGGTCGACTCCGAGATTGACCTCAACACGTTTATCGGCAACAATAACGGACGATTTGAGTGGGGCGGCGAGA ACTACAGCCACTCCGCTGAAGACATCAGCTTCCGAATGGAGGGGGAGAATGAAGAGACCCCCGTCCTGCGTGCCCGCTTGCGCGATGTGGATGGCAACCCCCACGATGCAGACATCAACCTGGATGAGCGGGTCGGCAATGACAATGGCAATTTCGTCTTCGGTGAGCACTGA
- the ALG2 gene encoding Alpha-1,3-mannosyltransferase-like protein (TransMembrane:1 (o489-510i)~EggNog:ENOG503NW8K~BUSCO:EOG09263L52~CAZy:GT4~COG:M), whose protein sequence is MATQCPPASPPQPDPATAPAATTTGGSGSGSGDSGASGIGTIIFFHPDLGIGGAERLVVDAAVGLQQRGHRVVIFTNHCDPSHCFDECRDGTLDVRVRGAWLVPSTILSRLAILCAILRHLHLLLHITLFTTELASLRPRAVVVDQLSAGLPILRYVLDRGVPVLFYCHFPDLLLARGRDASLAKRLYRVPFDAIEQWTMAFAHAVAVNSDFTRSVVNKTWPRLQHRVPIKVVYPCVDVDGAAVREDDDGAKTGAPINDGEKLLGGDRVVLSINRFERKKDIGLAIKAFAAIPAADRKNVRLVLAGGYDPRVSENVEYHTELEALASSLSLAHHTVTPPSKSSPSSTPAATLSAVPPSASVIFLLSVPHALKTALLRAASLLVYTPSNEHFGIVPLEAMLARVPVLAANTGGPVETVSDPAAGWLRDPADPAAWSAVMRAALAMPPARLAAMGDEGARRVRERFGRDKMAQALDGILGEIRAANPRPPFLNYVINLVLLVVFFYLGLLLASTYRRFVRA, encoded by the exons ATGGCGACGCAgtgcccgcccgcatcgccgccgcagcctgaCCCTGCCACTGCccctgccgccaccaccactggaggcagcggcagcggcagcggcgacagcggcgcaaGCGGAATCGGCACCATAATCTTCTTCCACCCAGAcctgggcatcggcggcgcggagcggctcgtcgtcgacgccgccgtcggcctgcagcagcgtggccaccgcgtcgtcatcttcaCCAATCACTGCGACCCTTCGCACTGCTTCGACGAGTGCCGCGACG GCACCCTCGAcgtccgcgtccgcggcGCCTGGCTCGTCCCCTCGACCATCCTCTCCCGCCTCGCCATTCTGTGCGCTATCCTgcgccacctccacctcctgcTGCACATCACGCTCTTCACCACGGAGCTCGCGTcgctgcgcccgcgcgccgtcgtcgtcgaccagctcTCCGCCGGGCTGCCCATCCTGCGCTACGTCCTCGACCGCGGCGTCCCCGTGCTCTTCTACTGCCACTTCCCcgacctgctgctcgcccgcggccgcgacgcctcccTCGCCAAGCGCCTCTACCGCGTCCCCTTTGACGCCATCGAGCAGTGGACCATGGCCTttgcccatgccgtcgccgtcaactCCGACTTCACCCGCTCCGTCGTTAACAAGACGTGGCCGCGGCTTCAGCACAGGGTGCCCATCAAGGTCGTCTATCCTTGTGTCGACGTGGATGGTGCTGCCGTCcgggaggacgacgacggggccaaGACTGGGGCGCCGATAAACGATGGTGAGAAGCTGTTGGGCGGCGACCGCGTCGTACTGAGCATCAACCGTTTCGAGCGCAAAAAGGACATTGGGCTCGCCATTAAGGCCTTTGCTGCCATCCCTGCCGCTGATCGCAAAAATGTGCGACTGGTACTTGCTG GCGGCTACGACCCCCGCGTCTCCGAAAACGTCGAGTACCACaccgagctcgaggccctcgcctcttccctctctctcgcgcaCCATACCGTCACCCCGCCCTCCAagtcctcgccctcgtccactCCCGCGGCGACCCTCTCTGCcgtccccccctccgcctccgtcatCTTTCTCCTCTCCGTGCCCCACGCCCTCAAGACGGCtctcctccgcgccgcctccctcctcgtctACACCCCCTCCAACGAGCACTTCGGCATCGTCCCCCTCGAGGCcatgctcgcccgcgtccccgtcctcgccgccaacacggGCGGCCCCGTCGAGACCGTCAGCGATcccgccgcgggctggcTCCGCGACCCcgccgaccccgccgccTGGTCCGCCGTCATGcgtgccgccctcgccatgccCCCGGCCCGCCTTGCTGCcatgggcgacgagggcgcccgTCGTGTGCGCGAGCGCTTCGGCAGGGACAAgatggcgcaggcgctcgacggtATCCTCGGCGAGATTCGCGCCGCGAacccccgcccgccctttCTTAACTACGTCATCAACCTCGtcttgctcgtcgtcttctttTACTTGGGCCTCCTGCTGGCCTCGACATACCGGCGCTTCGTACGCGCCTGA
- a CDS encoding uncharacterized protein (EggNog:ENOG503PYY7) codes for MEIDWSKPDYLYRVTCSCCSQALTVEGEGIVARSLDDVDLFARYKEKKLAKLQRCFENHMDWSCREPSPFMSAYGDKETATTRAANRADDGHTDVAVTMIDASCLGKGTVRHVDNVRKQFGIRLRPEVYYGSQYEYLILHRVPEAAILVVEHVGP; via the coding sequence ATGGAGATCGACTGGAGCAAGCCGGATTATCTTTACCGCGTCActtgcagctgctgctcacaGGCACTCACCGTCGAGGGTgagggcatcgtggcccgctcgctcgacgacgtcgacctcTTCGCTCGGTACAAGGAGAAAAAGCTCGCGAAGCTGCAGAGGTGCTTCGAAAATCACATGGACTGGTCATGCAGAGAGCCTTCCCCTTTCATGTCGGCATACGGGGACAAGGagacggcaacgacaagaGCCGCGaaccgcgccgacgacgggcataCTGATGTGGCCGTGACCATGATCGACGCGAGCTGTCTCGGTAAGGGGACGGTTCGGCACGTGGATAATGTGAGGAAACAGTTCGGCATCCGGCTCAGGCCTGAAGTGTACTACGGTTCCCAGTACGAGTATCTTATCTTGCATCGTGTTCCCGAAGCGGCAATACTGGTCGTAGAGCATGTTGGCCCTTGA
- a CDS encoding uncharacterized protein (TransMembrane:1 (o96-117i)): MTGLSCKNADDDKGVARMASGTTRASARAARSRMRTEGGARRQPLGRAGPLASRAPNSVRTPIVIHLSEDAVHRGGCHGGGGDGGGGVCDETEGDVAVHSGSVVLMMVVVLVVVVVMKKMTMVCSK, translated from the coding sequence ATGACGGGCCTCAGCTGCAAaaacgccgacgatgacaaaGGCGTCGCGCGCATGGCGTCGGGAacgacgcgggcgagtgCAAGAGCAGCACGGAGTCGAATGCGGACAGAAGggggagcgcggcgccagccTTTGGGGAGGGCCGGTCCGCTCGCTTCCCGCGCCCCAAACTCCGTCAGGAcgcccatcgtcatccatTTGAGTGAGGACGCGGTGCATCGTGGTGGttgccacggcggcggcggcgatggtggcggcggggttTGTGATGAGACGGAGGGGGACGTAGCGGTCCACAGTGGCAGcgtggtgttgatgatggtggtggtgttggtggtagtagtggtgatgaagaagatgacAATGGTTTGCAGCAAGTGA
- a CDS encoding uncharacterized protein (CAZy:AA3~COG:E~EggNog:ENOG503NWR3) produces MAMVSNGNEYDFIVVGGGTAGNAVAGRLAESPNVRVLIVEAGVPNPDQVPEITTPSQAFGLRGSKHDWAYKSTMIKRDDYERIEKPNTRGKVLGGSSCANYFTWIPGSKPTFDDWEEFGGPSWNWDGCVDYLRKCATYHDDEKVYPAELSKIGTGGPINIAHADLVPEMQPFRDALTKAWVSKGERLTEDIYEGEMRGLTHCVDTIYDGQRQGSFLYLKNKPNVTIIYGVRSKQLIIDPTTKTCMGVTVINEASNTEISVYASREVILSQGVFETPKLLMLSGIGPAGELARHGIDVQIDSPHVGQHLLDHPIVPFVLRIKDGYGLDDYILRDGPLKQNAIAAYNRDKTGPIGSGLLELVGFPRIDERLEKHEEYRAAKAANGGLDPFGPAGQPHFELDFVGMFSTAFQWHYPVPEEGSYMTVIVDLLRPLSEGEVTLNSPSPLVQPNINLNFFGNNLDILAMREGVRWTYDLLMTGAGFKDIFVSEYPWKMPLDSDAEMTRAVLDRSQTGFHPCGTARLSKSIHQGVVDSNLRVHGVKNLRVADASVIPVIPDCRIQNSVYMIGEKGADLIKGDHKDLYEAKGISYFVSSRL; encoded by the exons ATGGCAATGGTTTCCAATGGCAACGAGTACgacttcatcgtcgtcggcggcggcacggctgGTAACGCAGTCGCTGGTCGCCTGGCCGAAAGCCCCAATGTGCGAGTCCTCATCGTCGAAGCTGGCGTTCCCAACCCCGACCAAGTCCCCGAGATCACAACACCGTCCCAGGCCTTTGGGCTTCGCGGCAGCAAGCACGACTGGGCGTACAAGTCGACCATGATCAAGCGCGACGACTACGAGCGCATCGAGAAGCCCAACACGCGCGGCAAGGTCCTCGGTGGGAGCTCGTGCGCAAACTACTTCACATGGATCCCGGGCTCCAAACCCACCTTTGACGACTGGGAAGAATTTGGCGGCCCCTCCTGGAACTGGGACGGCTGTGTGGACTACCTCCGCAAGTGCGCCACCTACCACGACGATGAAAAGGTGTACCCGGCCGAGCTCAGCAAGATTGGTACCGGAGGGCCCATCAACATCGCCCATGCCGATCTTGTCCCAGAGATGCAGCCGTTCCGTGACGCGCTCACGAAGGCGTGGGTCTCCAAGGGGGAGCGGCTCACCGAGGATATATACGAGGGCGAGATGCGCGGTCTTACTCACTGCGTGGACACAATCTacgacggccagcgccaggGTAGCTTCCTCTACCTCAAGAACAAGCCCAACGTCACCATCATCTACGGCGTGCGCTCCAAGCAGCTCATCATCGATCCGACCACAAAGACCTGCATGGGCGTGACTGTAATCAATGAGGCATCAAACACGGAAATAAGCGTCTACGCGAGTCGCGAGGTCATATTGTCGCAAGGCGTCTTCGAGACACCGAAGCTTCTCATGTTGAGCGGTATTGGCCCGGCAGGGGAGTTGGCCCGACATGGCATCGATGTTCAGATTGACTCGCCTCACGTTGGCCAACACCTCCTCGACCATCCAATAGTGCCtttcgtacttcgtatcaAGGACGGCTACGGTCTAGACGACTACATCCTTCGAGACGGGCCTCTCAAGCAgaacgccatcgccgcctaCAACCGCGATAAAACAGGCCCTATCGGTTCGGGACTCCTGGAACTCGTCGGCTTCCCTCGAATTGACGAGCGGCTTGAGAAGCATGAGGAGTACCGCGCCGCAAAGGCTGCAAATGGCGGGTTGGATCCTTTTGGTCCCGCGGGCCAGCCTCATTTCGAGCTAGATTTTGTCGGCATGTTCAGCACCGCGTTTCAGTGGCACTATCCGGTACCCGAGGAGGGCAGCTATATGACCGTCATTGTTGATCTGCTTCGGCCCCTTTCCGAGGGAGAGGTTACCTTGAACTCGCCCAGCCCTCTGGTACAGCCCAACATCAACTTGAACTTCTTCGGCAACAATCTCGATATTTTGGCTATGCGCGAGGGTGTGCGATGGACCTACGACCTGCTCATGACCGGCGCGGGCTTTAAGGACATTTTCGTGTCGGAGTATCCGTGGAAGATGCCGCTCGACTCCGACGCGGAGATGACGAGAGCTGTGCTGGACAGGAGCCAGACTGGTTTCC ACCCCTGCGGGACTGCACGTCTCTCCAAGTCCATCCAccaaggcgtcgtcgactccaACCTGCGCGTGCATGGCGTGAAGAACCTCCGCGTGGCAGATGCGTCTGTCATTCCAGTGATTCCGGACTGTCGCATCCAAAACTCCGTGTACATGATTGGTGAAAAG GGCGCCGATCTTATCAAAGGTGACCACAAAGATCTCTACGAGGCGAAGGGTATTTCCTACTTTGTGTCCAGCCGTCTATAA